TGCCTTTTGTTCCGTCCTCACAAGTGCCCCAGGTATTTCCGGTGCGGTAATGCCACCTAAAAAAAGAAccaatctttatattatttcagttatatattatttaattaattctttctcgctaaatttttcatcgatgtttttttacatctttaatttttaaaattagacatattgtttttataattaagagTAATTAAGcgttaatattttgcttgAGATCCAAACTTAACAACGTTGAAATTAAACGAGATTTTGTTCTCAATCCCTACCTGATTACGCATTGTTTACACGTGACACCTTTTGGTAGAACCAGCTTGAGAGAGTGATCCCTAGAGCCGTGGATTTTAATGGGGTATTTATAGCCGCTACCATTAGCCAATGGCAAGGGATACTTATTGAAGCACACATCGGTTTCTAATTCCTTTTCTGATTTTAGCGGGCAAAGGTGGAATTCAAAGTGACCCAGATGGCTGGCAGTGAGGCGAACGGTCACATCGATGGTGGAACCTGCCTTGTATCTACGTAAAATGATACATATATCCTCTTTTATATAACGTAATTCAATATAACAGTATAATCTAACATATACAAAAAGAGTACTCCAATTTTAATAGAGTCTGGCTATCGATGTTATTACACGTTTAGGGGTTGAGATAATCCATGAAACTGAATCAcagaattatatttgattttgacTGAATAACGTGTTAGAATTGgaagataaattaaagaatgtactaaataaaaattttgcagcgttttaattataaatttgatttgttAGAACGGTATCACTATGTACGATTTACTCACTTTTGAACGATGACACCTGTTCCATAGATGCCGCCATTTTCATTTGGCCGTGGTCGGGGTAAAGAATAATCGTCGCCGCATTCTCCGCACTTACCGCCATTTTTACCGTGTTGAATCTGGTAGTAaagtatttattcttttttaatatagtcAATTGAGAATTTCTcgtctcttctttcttctaatcaagttatttatattattataaaaaaccattatttgttatatatatatatatatatatatatatatatatatatatatataaaatttattttataagatgtgtttagtaatatttgttaaacaagattatattataGCAATAAGGTTACAGAATTTTGTTAACatagatagaattattaattttttattgtttgatatatgaaaagaaaGGATTATGGACAACGaattatacacataattaaaaattttgctgCAAGCAATTATGCTGATTGAATTGATCAATTAATTGATGATtgataatcaaatttatatttataggataaaagataaaatatagttCTTCTCtttgagtaaaaaatttttttgcttttaaactttttatttacttaaatttattacattttactgttaattttaacattaaaatagcGCGAactattgatatattttagtaaattttactaacaattaagaaaatatcaattaagaTCAAggaacattatttttacaaaatttcgcAATCGGTTTTATAGTCTTCTATACATACACCGTATCCTCCGCAGAAGTGTTCATTGTCAGTGTAGTTTGGTTCTACAGGGAAACCTTTCCTCCATGCACTACTTCTGTTTATAGGGTCAAACATCATCCCGTGCCCAGAAATTTCCTGCAGATTAATGCAGATTACCACCGTCaacacaaataattttgtgaatgTCATTTTGTTGTATCTTTAATAACGGATAAGAGACGAAATTTCGACGCAAATGTTCATTCCATCTACTTTATATACTTATGTAGATTCCCCGATAAGTCGCTTGCACGTAAGAAGGAATGATAAGGGATTGATGATGAAAGcgataattgataaattatcttaTCAGATGCAGCGggttatataaagtaatggcacgttttattaaactttcttCATTACATTAGAGTTTAACAACGGATGATTCATGTTAACgtcatttttatcgttttcgttatataaatagaatagcAATGATTTTGCTTACAAAAATTAGattactttttgttttatatctttctcgGTAAGGAAGtgatgttattattatatataattatatttacacgcGTAACTTTATAAATCACTTTTTAATTAAGCTGaagaaaaattcattttgaatctgaaaaatatgtatatcatgtTTTTGCTTTCCGCCAATTCTGTTCCCTTACAGAAATTttatactgtaagtgattatttggctagtgattacttacttattttgagtattattaaaagcactgtttttttaatacttttaatactcaaaataagtaattaatcactagccaaataatcacttacagtattaaatttttataagggtTATTCCGtagcaatttaatttatacgttGTTGATACGAGATATTTGAACTTCGATGACGATAAAGTTGAAAAACAAGAGTAACGTAATTACTTAGCTGCAGCTGTTaacacaataaataatttattaccgCATTCGATTaatctttttgaaatttgcGTCACATTTcagatattctatttttaagtattagtaattttattttaagtaatatcATTTTGATAATCTCTTTGTGACAAAGATCAATCGCAGAATGTTTTATAATCAACAAGAGACATGATAATATCTCAACAGCGTTAGCTAAATTTTTGATCACACATACATTAACGTTCATTAGTATAAATGTGAGCTCCAAGTTTTAACAATCAATAGAAGCATAATATTTAAGtgtaataagtataatatttatgttgagaatatacatgtgtaaaatattaaggaTTGAAGAAGCAGGTAATCTAAgacataagtaaaaaaatagcacattatattctttaaaaaaacatgtttactctcaaaattacaataactctaacgtttatttaaaagaatataataatattatgatgtATACAggtaagaatattattaagaatatagaaatattataatgtaacattaattttttaaaataatttttgtaaataaaattaagttttttgtATAATGAGAGGTgagtgaatattaaaaatttacaatttttgacaTCTTCAATTCttgacttttttcttttctcgatGATAGATTTGATAAGTTGTCATAATAATGCGCTGAAAtctaacaaataataatcgattttaCCCTTAAAACCTCGAAAGCGCATTCTTAAGActtgaaattttctaaatatctagtaaaaaattgattttcttaatCCAACTAACTATATTACTTCCTTAAATCTTGCTGCTTatgtttttctatgtgccactGGTCCAAGTGTTGCTGACAACACGGTTAAAATCAATCCATCAACTATAGGTACCTTAGTactacaaatttttcttttaaatttacatgtttattcaagtatttttacatttttttatctacttcCAGTAGATGGAACATTTATTCCAATAGAACTCTCTTCTAATTTGCTATGGAAAGGGAAAGGAGATATTactaaagataataatttaaaaagggATTCGATATTATAACTTAGATTTTTATGACATTATCTTCTCTATAACATAAGTgcgatgaaatatttcatattaattcatACAGAAACTCTTAAAAACCATTGTCTGTATTACAATGTTTGCTTTATACCTTAAAAGTgacaattttatcaaattcatCGGCAActcttctttattatttgtaattcttagtaaaaatttttgtttaatttgaacaattttattcaCGAAACTTTATTACTTACACGCACTTGATATTCGTATAACTAGATAACAATTCGATAGTtacactaataaaataattagacaaACCAGCAATGCCTGGGACATTTATTATCCACGCACAACTTCTTTACTTTTTGTCTCCCTTCC
This sequence is a window from Temnothorax longispinosus isolate EJ_2023e chromosome 11, Tlon_JGU_v1, whole genome shotgun sequence. Protein-coding genes within it:
- the LOC139822347 gene encoding uncharacterized protein, whose product is MTFTKLFVLTVVICINLQEISGHGMMFDPINRSSAWRKGFPVEPNYTDNEHFCGGYGIQHGKNGGKCGECGDDYSLPRPRPNENGGIYGTGVIVQKYKAGSTIDVTVRLTASHLGHFEFHLCPLKSEKELETDVCFNKYPLPLANGSGYKYPIKIHGSRDHSLKLVLPKGVTCKQCVIRWHYRTGNTWGTCEDGTKGMGCGPQETFRSCADVTITN